A stretch of Mobula birostris isolate sMobBir1 chromosome 30, sMobBir1.hap1, whole genome shotgun sequence DNA encodes these proteins:
- the LOC140190520 gene encoding uncharacterized protein: protein MTLKAISNTRWECHVESVKVLRYQLPDVGNALLSLIEHATQKGDSETTSAARGLEQEIMSWKLLLTVSIWYNVLHEMNRVSKLPQSPKVGIDVLQHEVEYVPKFLKEYRENGLSSTQTDAKDVAEEIGMPMVFPTARIRKPKRQFQYESQSADPSLTVAPEERYKREVFLPLVDSAITGISERFKLMESFYSLFGFIYGREEMKKAT, encoded by the coding sequence ATGACCCTCAAGGCCATATCCAACACGCGATGGGAGTGCCATGTGGAAAGTGTGAAAGTCCTGCGCTACCAGCTTCCCGATGTTGGCAATGCACTCCTGTCACTGATTGAACATGCcacacagaaaggtgacagtgaaaCCACATCTGCAGCCAGAGGCCTAGAACAGGAGATCATGTCATGGAAACTCCTGCTGACTGTTAGCATCTGGTACAACGTTTTACATGAGATGAATCGTGTCAGCAAGCTGCCCCAGAGCCCAAAAGTGGGAATCGATGTGCTACAGCACGAGGTGGAATATGTTCCGAAATTTCTCAAGGAATACAGAGAGAACGGCCTTTCGTCTACCCAAACAGATGCCaaagatgtagctgaagagatAGGGATGCCAATGGTCTTTCCTACTGCACGAATCAGAAAACCAAAACGCCAGTTCCAGTACGAGTCCCAAAGTGCAGATCCTTCCCTGACAGTGGCACCCGAGGAACGGTACAAGAGAGAAGTTTTCCTTCCACTCGTGGACTCTGCCATCACAGGCATTAGTGAGCGCTTCAAGCTGATGGAGTCATTTTACAGTCTGTTTGGCTTCATTTATGGAAGAGAGGAAATGAAAAAAGCCACCTAG